Proteins from a single region of Numenius arquata chromosome Z, bNumArq3.hap1.1, whole genome shotgun sequence:
- the CD180 gene encoding CD180 antigen translates to MACDLYFLIFTVLACISCKASSAAEMMCTEITVNKSYSCEGLGLREIPEELPITTEILDFSFNVLPSLQNSTFSELKSLLYLDLTRCQINWVYEGAFHSNKQLKTIVLTGNLLMFLSDTAFAGPQSLKQLVLTQTGITRMSFIPMANLDSLDTLILGSNHISSLQLPPNFPTQNLKYLDFQMNNIRTVTAEDVRVLQKTSNITLIFKGNDIIHIEPGAFQSHFYSLDFGGCADIPAVLVGIQNSTAQTLWLGTFHGVEKEPYISPNVLQGLCNLSVKDLYLQLRHFRNLNADTFQCLTRLRKLDLTQTHISALPPGISGMNLLAELVLNLNSFKHLCNISSAAFPSLTHLHIKGNMQLLQLGSGCLERLAKLQHLDLSKSHIQSFGCCSEALRGLTSLQYLNLSHNIKLHLQDVISKDSPNLELLDLAFTPLHINTSQGPFRNLHLLQVLNLSSSHVNTSIQHLFQGLENLMLLDLSQNNFESGIVPKDKLFQQLSNLEVLILSSCELTAIGGQAFHSLKKLRHVDLSHNKLTAFSTDAFSNLKSIYLNFAHNRIRIVSHDELVSLAGRCVINLSYNPLDCTCSNIGFITWYKQNLDKIEDPEGTRCSEPKLLAGAQLATVSLSCGISMAGIIAVALAILSSGAIFIWGACYFRRNYQQI, encoded by the exons attacagtaaataaaagctATAGCTGTGAAGGTTTAGGACTGAGGGAGATTCCTGAAGAACTACCTATCACAACAGAAATCCTTGACTTCAGCTTCAATGTGCTCCCTTCCCTCCAGAATTCAACCTTCTCTGAGCTGAAATCTCTTCTCTACTTGGACTTAACAAG GTGTCAGATCAACTGGGTGTACGAGGGCGCCTTTCACAGCAACAAGCAGCTGAAGACAATCGTGCTGACGGGAAACCTACTCATGTTTCTCTCTGACACAGCGTTTGCTGGCCCACAGTCCCTAAAGCAGCTTGTCTTAACGCAGACGGGAATAACCAGGATGTCTTTTATTCCAATGGCaaatctggacagcttggatacCCTCATCTTGGGCAGCAACCACATCTCTTCGCTGCAGCTTCCTCCCAACTTTCCCACTCAGAACCTCAAATACCTTGACTTTCAAATGAACAACATAAGGACAGTCACAGCAGAAGATGTCCGCGTTCTGCAGAAGACCAGCAATATAACTCTCATCTTTAAAGGCAACGACATTATACACATTGAACCTGGAGCTTTCCAGTCCCATTTCTACAGTTTGGACTTTGGGGGCTGCGCTGACATCCCTGCGGTCCTGGTGggcatacagaactccacagccCAGACCCTTTGGCTGGGAACATTTCACGGTGTGGAAAAGGAGCCCTACATAAGCCCAAATGTTTTACAAGGCCTCTGTAATCTCTCTGTCAAGGATCTCTATCTGCAGCTGCGGCACTTCAGAAACCTAAACGCTGACACGTTTCAGTGCTTGACCAGGCTCCGAAAGCTGGACCTAACTCAAACCCACATCAGCGCTTTGCCCCCTGGCATCAGTGGCATGAACTTGCTAGCAGAGTTAGTTCTCAACCTGAACTCCTTCAAGCACCTCTGCAacatcagctctgctgccttcccctccctcacccACCTCCACATCAAGGGGAAcatgcagctcctgcagctgggctCTGGCTGTTTGGAGAGACTAGCAAAGCTTCAACATCTTGATTTAAGTAAGAGTCATATTCAAAGCTTTGGCTGCTGTAGCGAAGCACTGAGAGGTTTGACCAGTCTTCAGTACCTGAATCTGAGCCACAACATAAAGCTCCACCTCCAAGATGTGATTAGTAAGGACAGCCCTAACCTGGAGCTGCTGGACTTAGCTTTCACTCCTCTTCATATCAACACTTCACAGGGTCCTTTCCGAAATCTACATCTTTTGCAAGTGCTGAATCTTTCCTCCTCCCATGTTAATACTAGTATTCAGCATCTCTTTCAAGGCTTGGAAAACCTCATGCTCTTGGACCTTAGTCAAAATAACTTTGAGTCGGGGATTGTGCCAAAGGACAAACTGTTCCAACAGCTATCCAATTTAGAGGTGCTAATTTTATCATCCTGCGAACTGACAGCAATAGGTGGCCAAGCATTTCACAGCCTCAAGAAGTTACGCCATGTTGATCTGAGCCACAACAAACTTACTGCGTTCAGCACAGATGCATTTTCAAACCTCAAGAGCATCTATCTCAATTTTGCCCATAACAGGATCCGCATTGTATCACATGATGAGCTGGTGTCCCTAGCTGGCCGCTGCGTAATCAATTTAAGTTACAACCCTCTGGACTGCACCTGCTCCAATATTGGTTTTATCACCTGGTACAAGCAGAATCTGGATAAAATTGAAGACCCCGAAGGAACGAGATGCTCTGAACCCAAATTGCTAGCTGGGGCTCAGCTGGCCACTGTCTCGCTTTCCTGTGGGATCAGCATGGCAGGAATCATTGCAGTTGCCCTGGCTATTTTATCCAGTGGTGCCATCTTCATTTGGGGTGCTTGCTATTTCAGGCGAAATTACCAGCAAATATAA